From Eptesicus fuscus isolate TK198812 chromosome 13, DD_ASM_mEF_20220401, whole genome shotgun sequence, the proteins below share one genomic window:
- the LOC103293652 gene encoding olfactory receptor 52K1-like, producing MSAWGNGSSNLSYTSFLLMGFPGLQETRTLLLLPFLSLYLVIVSSNAPVIHTVAAQRSLHQPMYLLIALLLAVNICAATTVVPPMLFSFSTRFNRISLARCLVQMFCIYFLIVFDCNILLVMALDRYVAICNPLRYPEIVTGQLLACLVGVAAARSTGIVAPVVGLASRAHFCRSDVIHHFACEHMALMKLSCGDISLNKTVGLTVRIFNRVLDMLLLGASYSRIIHAAFRISSGRARAKALNTCGSHLLVIFTVYSSTMSSSIVYRVARTASQDVHNLLSAFYLLLPCLINPIIYGARTKEIRQHLGILFQRAQLQVPTGKAQSLPSHRELPA from the coding sequence ATGTCAGCGTGGGGCAATGGCAGCTCCAACTTGTCCTACACCAGCTTCCTCCTGATGGGCTTCCCGGGGCTGCAGGAGACCCGCacgctcctgctgctgcccttCCTCAGTCTCTACCTGGTGATTGTCTCCTCCAATGCCCCGGTGATCCACACGGTGGCGGCCCAGCGGAGCCTGCACCAGCCCATGTACCTGCTCATCGCCCTGCTCCTGGCTGTCAACATCTGTGCCGCCACCACCGTGGTGCCCCCCATGCTGTTTAGCTTCTCCACCCGCTTCAACCGCATCTCCCTGGCACGCTGCCTGGTCCAGATGTTCTGCATCTACTTCCTCATTGTCTTTGACTGCAACATCCTCCTGGTCATGGCCCTGGACCGCTACGTTGCCATCTGCAACCCACTCCGCTACCCAGAGATAGTGACAGGCCAGTTGCTGGCCTGCCTGGTGGGGGTGGCAGCTGCCAGGAGCACAGGTATCGTTGCTCCCGTGGTGGGGCTGGCCTCCCGGGCACACTTCTGCCGCTCAGATGTGATCCACCACTTTGCCTGTGAGCACATGGCCCTGATGAAGCTCTCCTGTGGGGACATCTCCCTAAACAAGACTGTGGGGCTCACTGTCCGCATCTTCAACAGAGTCCTGGACATGCTGCTGCTTGGAGCCTCCTACTCCCGCATCATCCACGCTGCGTTCCGCATTTCATCGGGCAGAGCGCGTGCCAAGGCCCTCAACACCTGTGGCTCCCACCTGCTGGTCATCTTCACCGTCTACTCCTCGACCATGTCCTCATCCATCGTCTACCGTGTGGCCCGCACTGCCTCCCAGGACGTGCACAACTTGCTCAGCGCCTTCTACCTACTGCTCCCGTGTCTGATCAACCCCATCATCTACGGGGCCAGGACCAAGGAAATCAGGCAGCACCTGGGGATTCTGTTCCAAAGGGCACAGCTGCAGGTCCCCACTGGAAAggcccagtccctgccctcacacaGGGAACTTCCTGCCTGA